The Arenicella xantha genome window below encodes:
- a CDS encoding mucoidy inhibitor MuiA family protein, whose product MIKQLLAASFITLICQSLVMAIEVPTSVSEVTVYGQGAMVTRSASVNVAAGEQEVVLEGFPSNLDPANIRIEVADKQVRIGQVNARRDALRESDSDAVLAIQAQIEAVELELQVVEDSNKAAKLQLSFLESLATGYSKEAWVGSAQANADTASWQQALNLMQKGAGSAYKVIRDNQHKKLELNKDLSLLKRQLADKRATRQARTSLMLAVSANRQATTQIKVHYQQDRASWSPNYEARLDTDSGKLVLAQKAVVSQATEEAWENVKLMLSTSEPSEALEAPTVSSQFVNLALPRPAPQRSNRKQTAQLDYSMAPAPSAMLEEVVVSGSKRAEPTWSGNYAMNFPIAGRVTVTNNSNETQRYDLKSFSFNTQLVTKVVPQKDDKAYLAARLTHDGSTPLYASEMLIYVDGVFMGEAYMPAILPGAEVTLPMGQDPRIEVTVVDQGAQDGESGVFKKQRTDAVDLLFEIVNRRASQATIEVRDAYPVAKNKSIKIEMSDSATSPTVRDEDDQAGVVMWRKDLPAGETWKIRYGYSLSYPADRRLVNEY is encoded by the coding sequence CGCGTAGCGCGTCAGTCAATGTTGCGGCCGGCGAGCAGGAGGTTGTGTTAGAAGGGTTTCCGTCTAATTTGGATCCGGCGAATATTCGTATCGAAGTGGCCGATAAGCAGGTACGCATCGGCCAAGTTAATGCTCGGCGAGACGCTTTACGTGAGTCAGACTCTGACGCGGTGCTAGCCATTCAAGCGCAAATCGAAGCCGTCGAGTTGGAACTGCAGGTGGTTGAAGACAGTAATAAAGCCGCTAAGTTGCAATTGTCGTTTCTTGAATCACTGGCAACCGGATATTCCAAAGAAGCGTGGGTTGGGTCGGCGCAAGCGAATGCTGATACCGCGAGTTGGCAGCAAGCGTTAAATTTAATGCAGAAAGGGGCAGGAAGTGCTTATAAAGTTATTCGTGATAATCAGCATAAGAAGCTTGAACTGAATAAAGACCTGAGTCTTCTGAAACGCCAATTGGCTGATAAACGCGCGACTCGTCAAGCTCGAACATCGCTGATGTTGGCGGTTTCGGCGAACCGCCAAGCGACTACCCAAATTAAGGTTCACTACCAGCAAGATCGAGCGAGTTGGTCACCTAACTATGAAGCTCGATTAGACACGGATTCCGGTAAGTTGGTGCTGGCTCAGAAAGCGGTAGTATCGCAAGCCACTGAAGAGGCGTGGGAAAATGTTAAGTTAATGCTGTCAACCAGTGAGCCATCAGAGGCGCTGGAAGCGCCCACGGTATCGAGCCAATTTGTGAATTTAGCGTTGCCGAGGCCTGCCCCACAACGCAGCAATCGTAAGCAGACCGCGCAACTCGATTATTCAATGGCGCCGGCACCGAGCGCAATGTTGGAAGAGGTGGTGGTCTCCGGGTCTAAACGAGCTGAGCCGACATGGAGTGGGAATTACGCAATGAACTTTCCAATTGCCGGTCGAGTGACGGTAACTAATAACTCAAATGAGACTCAGCGCTATGACCTTAAGTCATTTTCATTCAATACTCAGTTGGTGACCAAAGTCGTACCGCAAAAAGATGACAAAGCTTATCTTGCCGCGCGCTTAACGCACGATGGCAGCACGCCGTTGTATGCCAGTGAAATGCTTATCTATGTTGACGGTGTATTTATGGGTGAGGCGTATATGCCGGCTATTTTGCCTGGTGCAGAAGTTACATTGCCGATGGGGCAAGACCCTCGAATTGAGGTGACTGTTGTTGATCAAGGTGCTCAGGATGGTGAGTCGGGTGTCTTCAAAAAACAACGCACTGACGCAGTTGATCTGTTGTTTGAAATTGTTAACCGTCGTGCTAGTCAAGCAACAATTGAAGTACGTGATGCCTATCCGGTGGCCAAGAATAAATCGATCAAAATTGAAATGAGTGATTCGGCAACGTCGCCAACGGTACGCGATGAGGACGATCAAGCTGGTGTGGTTATGTGGCGTAAAGATTTGCCGGCTGGTGAAACGTGGAAAATCCGCTATGGCTATAGTTTGAGCTATCCGGCTGATCGTCGCTTAGTAAACGAATACTAA